The Candidatus Saccharimonadales bacterium genomic interval GCCACCTTCGGCTTGAATGATCTTTTTGGCTAGGTACAGACCCAAACCAGTTCCGTCTGGTCGTAGATTCCTAGCGTTTTCGGCCCGATAGAATTTACCAAACAAGTGATCCTTGGCATTATCCGGTACTCCAATACCGGTGTCCATGACGCTTAAGCGCACTGCGGAACCAGCCCGAGCTAGCGTCACAGTGACGCTGCCCCGCTCAGTGTAATAAATGGCGTTGTCGACGAAGTTGATGATGACTTGGCGGATTTTGCCGGCGTCAACGTCGAGCTTGGGCAGATTTTTGGGCGCTAAAACCACTAGTTTGACGCCCTTGGATTCAGCGTGGTTGGCTAGCAAGCGAGTTTCATCGCGAACCAGTTGAGCTAAGTCGGTTGGCTCTGGGTTCAAGATGAAGCGGCCGGCATTCAGGCGTGAAACATTCAATAGATCGGCTATGACATAAACCATCCGCTGAGTGCTCTCAAAGGCCATTTCGGCAAACTTACGCTGGCGAGTTTGGAGTGGTTCGGCGTCGCCCTCCAGCATCATCGAAATATAGCCTTTGATGGTGGTCAGCGGAGTCCGCAGTTGGTGGGAGGCCATGCTGATGAATTCGTCTTTGGCTTGATCGAGTTCTTTTAAGTGATGGTTGGCTACTCGCAAACGGGCCGTGGCACTGGTAATTCGGTCTTTGAGGGTTTCGTTAAAACTTGAGACTTGTTCGTAGGCTATGGCATTACTAATGGCGACGGCCAGCTGAGACGATAGAATCTTTAGTAATTCTATGTCTTGATCGGAATATATTTCGCCGCTCAATTTATCGCCTAACATCAAAAAGCCGACGAACTGGCCTTTGGTTCGAAGCAACACACTTAAGCGGGCATTTAATTGTCGTAAGAGTTGGCGACCATGTCCATTCTCAATCTGATCGGCTGAAACAATTGGCTGGCCTAAGGTCCTGACCATTTCCATCGTTAGGTTAGTGCGCAGTGGCGGTCCGAAATCGGCCAAATTGTAAATCCGACCCTCGTGCAAAATAATAAAGTGGCCGCTGGTGATCCTAAGCCTGTGGCAGAGCTGGGTCAGAGTGGATTTGAGCAATTTGGTTAGAATGATTTCGGATAAAATAACTTCGCCCAATTCGTTTAAAACTTCTTCGGTCACATAGCGATCCCGAAAGAAAATATTATTGGTTAAATGCTCAAAGAACCGTCTCAGCGGTTGGAAGGTAAAGGCCAGCAATATCGCCAGCACGGTGTAGGTCAACTGCTGGTAACTATTAATCTGATTACCGCTAAAGAACAGGCGCGAAACACCGAAAATGGCAGCACCGTACAGGCTACCCAATGTGACCAGTAGCATCGAGTAGGCTAGGGATCTGGCGGCTAAGGGCCGGATGTCGAAGAGATGATGTTTGATCATGGCATAGCCGATGGCTAGCGACATAAGTAAAAACGACGGTACACCGACGATGACGCTGTAGCGATCCAAGCCCAGCCGCAGGAAAGTAAAATTAACTAGCAAATTGGCAATGAAAGCCACGACGATGCCATAAACCATGAAGCGGATTTGGTTTTTGTATTCGCGCTCGACTCGATTAATTTTGGCAAACAGATAGGCAATGGTAGCAGTCGTGTAGATTAAGGCATAGAGTTGCAGGGCGATTGAGAGTGGCCCGGGAGAAAAGTGATAGCCGGCGCTATCAAAACTAACTTGGCCAAAGTAGCCCGGAAGCCAGGG includes:
- a CDS encoding ATP-binding protein; its protein translation is PWLPGYFGQVSFDSAGYHFSPGPLSIALQLYALIYTTATIAYLFAKINRVEREYKNQIRFMVYGIVVAFIANLLVNFTFLRLGLDRYSVIVGVPSFLLMSLAIGYAMIKHHLFDIRPLAARSLAYSMLLVTLGSLYGAAIFGVSRLFFSGNQINSYQQLTYTVLAILLAFTFQPLRRFFEHLTNNIFFRDRYVTEEVLNELGEVILSEIILTKLLKSTLTQLCHRLRITSGHFIILHEGRIYNLADFGPPLRTNLTMEMVRTLGQPIVSADQIENGHGRQLLRQLNARLSVLLRTKGQFVGFLMLGDKLSGEIYSDQDIELLKILSSQLAVAISNAIAYEQVSSFNETLKDRITSATARLRVANHHLKELDQAKDEFISMASHQLRTPLTTIKGYISMMLEGDAEPLQTRQRKFAEMAFESTQRMVYVIADLLNVSRLNAGRFILNPEPTDLAQLVRDETRLLANHAESKGVKLVVLAPKNLPKLDVDAGKIRQVIINFVDNAIYYTERGSVTVTLARAGSAVRLSVMDTGIGVPDNAKDHLFGKFYRAENARNLRPDGTGLGLYLAKKIIQAEGGRILFESTEGQGSLFGFEIPLGKTEPVETHHLSRKSPPVAKP